TTTTCAGGCGGTGTTTTCGGCTTCATAGTCGGCCGGAACGCCGGACGCGGCTTGGCCGCTTCGGTGGGAGCGGGTTCTGCATCCTCCGCTGCGGAAGCTTCCGGAGTTTCGGTTTTCTCGGCAACCGGCTCAATCGGTTTAGGCTCCTCAACGCGCGGAGTTGGCACCGTTTTGGGCCGCATGGTGGGCCGGAACGCCGGTTTGGCCGCAATGGGTTTCGCTTCATCCGTCGCAGGCTGTTCGGAGACAGGCGGCTCAACGGGTTTAGGCTCCTCCGCCGGTTTCACCTCCCCGCCGGTAACCGGTGGCGTTTTGGGCCGCATCGTGGGCCGGAAGGCTGGTTTAGCAACTGCTGGTTGGGACTCTTCGGCAGCCGGTTGCTCCGAAGCTGCGGACTCACTGGTTTTCGGGTCTTCAACGGCTTTTGTTTCGTCGGAAGGTGTCGATTTGGGTCGCATGGTGGGCCGAAAGGCCGGCTTCGGCGCAACGGCTTTGGGTTCTTCCGCTGCTGGCTGCTCCGAAGCTGCGGACTCGGTCGCCTTGGCTTCTGCATCCGTTGGGGCTGACTTGGGCCGCATTGAGGGCCGGAAGGCCGGTTTAGCGGAGACCGGTTTGGATTCATCCGCAGCCGCTTCATCCAGGCCTTTGGCTTCTGTGGGCGTAACGCCTTCCGCCGGTGGGGCGGTTTTCGGTCGAAGCGTAGGCCGGAACGCTGGTTTCGGGGCCGGTTTGGCCGGTTCTTCCAACCCTTCCATCGCAATTTTCTCCGCTTCATCGGGCGTCGCATCCGTCAGGGGATGTTCTGCCGCCGATCCGGCCGAATTTTGCTCCGCCAACGGTTTCTGCTCTTCTTTCGGCGGTTCATTTGCCGGAGTTTTTAAGGTGGGGCGGAACACCGGGCGCGGTTTCGGAGCCGGAGTTTCGGCCGCAGGGGCGGTTTCGGCGGCTTCCGGTTCAACGGGTTTTGCCGCGGGCTTCATGCCAGGCCGGAAGACGGGCTTTTTCGGGGCGTCCGCCGGAGCCACTTTGGCCGCGGCCTGCTGGGCTTTGAGCTCTTCTTTTTCCCGCACAAACTGCTCGTATAACGCCCGCTTCTCATCCGCCTGTTCGGGCGACAGATTAGCGTAGTGGTACGTCATGTTGCCCAACTCAAACTCGCTGAAGTCGTAGGTTTTGGTCATCGTCAGACACTCAGTGGGGCAAACGGTGGTACAAAGGCCGCAGTAGCAGCATTTGGCCATGTCAATGTCGAATTTGCCCGCATAAAGACGAATGGGCGAACCGTCCGACGCTTTCCCGACTTCTTCGGTGGCCTTGATGGCATCAATGGTGATGCAGTCGACCGGGCAAACTTTGGCGCATTTATCACAGACGATGCAATCGTCGATTTCATTATGAAGCCGGTAGCGGCCGTTATCCGGCAGCGGAATGGTTTCAAATGGATACTGGAGCGTGACAATCCCCGTGTCCTGTCCGAAATAGTCCGGTTGCTGGACGTTGATCGGTGGGCGGCTTTGGCGGGCATTCCAAAGATGCCGAAACGTAAGCTTAAGCCCCGTCAGCGTAGTTTGGATACCCTCCTGTATATCTTTAAAATATTGATTCATTGGTAACAAAAGTAATTCCTGCTTATAAAAATAAAGAGGAAACAAGGCGGATAAAGTTTCTCAGCGCCTGAAACTTTCTGATTTTTCGAAATTTATTTGGACTGATTAATAAACGGAAAGATAAGGGCCAAGCATTAAAAACCAGCGAACTCTTGCTTTTAAAAGAATGAATAAGCTGACTCATCATCTCTACTACCTGGTTTTTCTTTCCGTTCTGCTGCCTACCGGTTTGGCGGCCCAGACGCCCGATTCGCTGGTGGTTCGCTCGCCCAATGGCCGGCTGCGGTTCGCTTTTTCCGTGGGGGCGGAAGGAATTCCCACGTACGAAATTCAGGATCAGAACCGGCCGGTTATTCTGCCATCGGCGCTGGGCCTGATTAGCAACCCGAACAGCGGCCGGCCCGACTGGGACCGTGATCTGCGGATCATTTCCGTAGCCCGGACCCGGCGCGACACAACCTGGAAGCCGGTTTGGGGTGAACGCGCGCTGATTTCGGACCGCTTTAATGAGCTGATTATTACCTTACAACACCGCACAACCGATCGGGGGATGTTGCAGGTGATTGCCCGGGCCTATGACGAAGGCATTGCGTTCCGGTATTATTTCCCGGAGAACATGCGGACCCAGATTCTGGACATCGGTCAGGAACGGACCCATTTTACCTTGCCGAGTGGCACCAAAGCGTATTTTACCGATCACGCGCAGGGAAGTTACGAAGAGCGGGCGCCGAACGGATGGACCCGGCCCGCCGAACTGCCCGTTACGCTGAAATTAGCCGATGGTTCCTGGGCCTGTATTGCGCAGGCTGAACAGGTCAATTACCCCCGCATCCGGTTGAGTACCGCAAAAGAAGGTCAACTGGTTAGCCAATCATTCGGTGAAGTAACCGAAACATCGCCGTATGCCTTGCCCTGGCGGGTGGTGCTGGTGGGCAACCGGCCCGGCGATCTGCTGGAACATAATTACCTGATTCAGAATTTGAATCCGCCTAATCAGCTCAAAGAGGTGAGCTGGATTCAGCCGGGGAAAGTTATGCGGGAAGTGACGTTATCGACCTCCGGAGCGCAGAAGCTGGTTGATTTTGCGGTGGAACAGAACATTGAGTACATCCATTTCGACGCAGGCTGGTACGGGTACGAGTACGAAGTGGGGTCCGATGCCACCACGGTTTCGGTTGACCCCCGGCGCAACCCAAAAGGCGATCTGGATCTGCCCGCGGCCATTCAATACGCGCGTTCCAAAGGCAGGAAGGTGATTTTATACGTTAACCACCGGGCCCTGGAACGGCAGCTGGA
This Larkinella insperata DNA region includes the following protein-coding sequences:
- a CDS encoding 4Fe-4S dicluster domain-containing protein, producing the protein MNQYFKDIQEGIQTTLTGLKLTFRHLWNARQSRPPINVQQPDYFGQDTGIVTLQYPFETIPLPDNGRYRLHNEIDDCIVCDKCAKVCPVDCITIDAIKATEEVGKASDGSPIRLYAGKFDIDMAKCCYCGLCTTVCPTECLTMTKTYDFSEFELGNMTYHYANLSPEQADEKRALYEQFVREKEELKAQQAAAKVAPADAPKKPVFRPGMKPAAKPVEPEAAETAPAAETPAPKPRPVFRPTLKTPANEPPKEEQKPLAEQNSAGSAAEHPLTDATPDEAEKIAMEGLEEPAKPAPKPAFRPTLRPKTAPPAEGVTPTEAKGLDEAAADESKPVSAKPAFRPSMRPKSAPTDAEAKATESAASEQPAAEEPKAVAPKPAFRPTMRPKSTPSDETKAVEDPKTSESAASEQPAAEESQPAVAKPAFRPTMRPKTPPVTGGEVKPAEEPKPVEPPVSEQPATDEAKPIAAKPAFRPTMRPKTVPTPRVEEPKPIEPVAEKTETPEASAAEDAEPAPTEAAKPRPAFRPTMKPKTPPENES
- a CDS encoding glycoside hydrolase family 97 protein, yielding MNKLTHHLYYLVFLSVLLPTGLAAQTPDSLVVRSPNGRLRFAFSVGAEGIPTYEIQDQNRPVILPSALGLISNPNSGRPDWDRDLRIISVARTRRDTTWKPVWGERALISDRFNELIITLQHRTTDRGMLQVIARAYDEGIAFRYYFPENMRTQILDIGQERTHFTLPSGTKAYFTDHAQGSYEERAPNGWTRPAELPVTLKLADGSWACIAQAEQVNYPRIRLSTAKEGQLVSQSFGEVTETSPYALPWRVVLVGNRPGDLLEHNYLIQNLNPPNQLKEVSWIQPGKVMREVTLSTSGAQKLVDFAVEQNIEYIHFDAGWYGYEYEVGSDATTVSVDPRRNPKGDLDLPAAIQYARSKGRKVILYVNHRALERQLDAILPLYKSWGVSGIKFGFVHTGSHRWTVWLHEAIRKAAQHQMVVDVHDEYSPTGFSRTFPNLLTQEGVRGNEEWPDATHNTVLPFTRFIAGAADYTFCFNQPRLKNTKCHQLALPVIYFSPLQYLYWYGKPQDFPNREEIAFWKNLPTVWEDTRVVDGTPGQWVSVARRKGADWYLGTITSTEARTVTLPLTFLPVGKSYTAECHEDDGAGNVRKTVRTVTAKDKLTVRLLASGGQAVFLKPKD